One segment of Lytechinus variegatus isolate NC3 chromosome 13, Lvar_3.0, whole genome shotgun sequence DNA contains the following:
- the LOC121426109 gene encoding UPF0565 protein C2orf69-like yields MRLSVCFAPSVHKLRSCLFTKLHSATFSGRIHFMACGQLNVAKGNGVEVLEKVEGFEARRNTLLFGARKSGVEGPYIPQRTVVFFPGDVQNFENIMKHHEANQKWKEWTFESTVGMLQNRFPDAQVVMVTPSRRVDETFSCYDNFMETDVLGSPTSYEYRHAWEHLRLLIQNAWKCITEKPSTEGADPAGEKVTESSLTVIGFSKGCTVLNQLMYELERACSDQAILAFIRRVEAFYWLDGGHAGTVSTYVTDDSVLREVANLKATFNVHVTPYQVKDEGRPHIGEDHLQFISKLMLYGADVKSTLHFRDESRSLKRHFEVLKLF; encoded by the exons atgcgacTTTCTGTCTGTTTTGCTCCATCAGTCCATAAATTGAGGTCCTGTTTATTTACAAAGCTACATTCTGCAACTTTCAGCGGTCGTATTCACTTTATGGCGTGTGGGCAATTGAACGTGGCTAAGGGGAATGGGGTTGAGGTTCTTGAGAAGGTCGAAGGATTTGAAGCCCGACGGAATACGCTGTTATTTGGTGCCCGAAAGTCTGGGGTGGAAGGCCCATACATACCGCAACGGACAGTCGTGTTTTTCCCGGGTGACGTTCAG aATTTCGAGAACATCATGAAGCATCATGAAGCAAATCAGAAATGGAAAGAATGGACATTTGAGAGCACTGTTGGCATGTTGCAGAATAGGTTCCCTGATGCTCAGGTTGTCATGGTGACACCCTCACGTCGGGTGGACGAGACCTTCAGTTGCTATGACAACTTTATGGAGACAGACGTCCTTGGTTCGCCCACCAGCTACGAGTACCGTCATGCATGGGAGCATCTGAGACTCCTGATTCAGAATGCTTGGAAATGTATCACAGAAAAGCCATCCACG GAAGGAGCAGATCCTGCCGGAGAAAAAGTGACTGAGTCTTCACTGACGGTGATTGGTTTCAGCAAAGGCTGTACAGTCCTCAATCAGCTCATGTACGAACTAGAAAGGGCATGCTCAGACCAAGCAATACTTGCCTTTATCAGGAGAGTCGAGGCCTTCTATTGGCTAGACGGTGGCCATGCTGGTACTGTCTCGACGTATGTTACAGATGACAGTGTTTTAAGAGAGGTTGCCAACCTCAAG GCTACATTCAATGTTCATGTCACTCCCTACCAAGTTAAAGATGAAGGGCGCCCTCATATAGGTGAAGACCATCTTCAATTCATCTCCAAACTGATGTTGTATGGTGCAGACGTTAAGAGCACTCTTCACTTCAGAGACGAAAGCAGATCATTAAAGAGGCATTTTGAGGTCCTCAAGCTCTTTTGA